Genomic segment of Panicum virgatum strain AP13 chromosome 9N, P.virgatum_v5, whole genome shotgun sequence:
GCCATTATAACTTATCGTCCATTGtattgtgtatttgctttgaaatttttttttacgTGGCATACCCAGTCGCAAAttcctagctccgccactggtgcGGCCGTACTAAATATCAACCGCGAGGACAGCATGACGCCACAATACTTGCCAAAATCTTGCGACTCACCCACCTGTCAGTGACCCGAGCACGGTGTGTATATTTATATCATGCACACGTATGTGGTCCACGGTCCAAACACCATGCCCCCCTTTCGAGCGTATCATCATGGCACGACCGACGTGCTGTGCCTTTTCCCAAAAGAAACGCCACTACAAATCGCAAGTGTGAGTTCTCaactgattctttttttttctattgtgAAAGGCTCAACCGATTCGATGTAACTAACTCATGTACGATTGTTAACTAACCGTCAGTCTGCTaaaatgataaataaggtatctTGATGGCTACCTCATGATTACATACACatacataaaataaataaatccagGACGTCGGAGAGAGTTCGCCGGCCTCCCCCGCACATCTTGCCCTTGGCAGGTCCATGAGTATGGTGGTGGTGTTTGTTCGTGAGCGGGCCATGAGTGACAGGGCCCATGCGGAAGAGCCCAACTCGACGAGATACAAGGTCGCTGATCCGGGCCAAAGGCATCTCATGGGTAAGGGTAGTAATGGGCTATTACCCTGATGCATTTTTCACAATCTAACTTGACTcttaattttttagtttaaaactGTATAAGATCTGAGTCCATCCTTTAAATTATCTAAGctaaaaaaataaatctcttTATCACCCCTACTCACGGGGGTCATTCTACTCAGCTACTGTAAAGGAAAGCGTTTAGGCAAAATGCAGAGCAATTCGATGACCATCAATAAATAGGAACCCATAAAAACGGTGCACAAAATTGACGAGATTTGGAGAGCAAAAATGCAACTCGCAGATTATATATAATCCAAAAGAAAGAAATCGAGGAATTTGATACTAAAAAAACtacccaaaaagaaaaaaaatcagcagtcaGTATACAATGCTAGTATATTTTAACAGGGGAGCAGCATCTGGAGCCGCcggcgcagccggcggcggcgcggcgcgcgagcCGCGTCCGCCTCTCCTCGGAGAGCTGCCTGGCCAGCCCGGCGAGCGCGTCGGCGTTGCTCCCTTCCCCGGGCACCGGCTCGTTCCTCCCGGTCTCCACGTTCACCCTCGACACCCGCTGCGCCAGCATCCGCTCCCCGATCCCCACGAGCGTGCGCATGTTCTCCGGCGTGGCGGCGTCCACggtcgccgcggcgccgcggagcGAGCTGTCCTGGATGCGGAGGTAGTCGCGGTCGCTGTGGAGCGACTGGAACAGCACGCCGGCGTGGATGTCCACGAGGTCCGAGCTGGCCGCCAtgaagatgtcgatgatgggCACCATGCCCTTGTTCCGGAGCCAACGGACGACGCCCCACCGGGAGCACTGCCGCGCCGTGAAGAGGCCCTCGTCGGACGCCGACCCCGTCCCGATCGACAGCACCAGGAAC
This window contains:
- the LOC120689203 gene encoding patatin-like protein 1; the encoded protein is MAEARSTPLKNALLSDVCISTSAAPSYLPAHYFKTQDAGGKAREYNLIDGGVAANNPITKKMLGKDKEELFPVRPADCRKFLVLSIGTGSASDEGLFTARQCSRWGVVRWLRNKGMVPIIDIFMAASSDLVDIHAGVLFQSLHSDRDYLRIQDSSLRGAAATVDAATPENMRTLVGIGERMLAQRVSRVNVETGRNEPVPGEGSNADALAGLARQLSEERRTRLARRAAAGCAGGSRCCSPVKIY